The stretch of DNA tgaaacaaaaaattaaggATTTGAAACATAACCTTATCGGTGgattttctttttacaaatAGATTAGCGATGATTATTGCGTGAATTGATTACATTTTATACGTAggattgaaatttgaattcgatgtatttttcatttatttatttcagtaaatgaatttttaattatagactacttgtaaaaaaataatttaataattagttttgtacttcaaaaaaaattgagattgaATTCCGACTCTTATAAATTGTAATGTTTCTGTAATCGAATTATGCTCGTGGAATAGTTTGACATGGATAAATAataagaaattattattttgctGCATCATCTACTTTTataattgtattttaaattttaaaattaattatatgaaataaaaaatgaaggaCTTTAATTGGATGTGTGTATGTTTGTCTATTAAAGTTGAAACTGTTAGGTGGAATACTTTTGCTTTTCAAAAATAACTAACTAATGttgattttaaataataaacttttctttttcaatgatgcaatacaattttattttttttgttaaaaaatgttaATGTTTGATAGCCTACAAAGGAAAGCCAATGAGAAATAGAGTTTCAAATTGAGACATTTGTTTATGAGACAATATATATGTGGACAAacggtgtttttttttctttggaccAATCTTTATTTATAAATGAACAAAGTGAGATATAAGCAAGTAACTTCATTTTCTTAGTATTTATTATTATGtcaaaaagtgttttttttttctcataattctaccaaaagaaaattaattagtaTTCACTATTACTAGTGATAGAATTACATTTGATAATATCCTCGTGAACTATAACATAGTTCACACAGACTTGCAATCGAGAATACTtgattaaaaaatgatttttcttttattatcacaatatatgtGTAATGTTAGTGAAGATCAATTTCTATCGAGAAAATTTGTAGAACATATAGGATGACTTATTTCCTctcaattataatttttctatatacaaatattaaaaatcaaactttgacCAGGGTCAATACTCTTATATTAGTtcatttttggtaaaaaaaaaaaaacaggataATTTAATAAGTACAACTAGTATTAAATACTGTCTGGCCtagctttttttcctcttcttttgagcttatgcaatataaattaggttttatgttattttataagttcatactagtcaaaattgtatttttgtaagctattttatcataaactatcttgaaaaacttataataatacataaaaattgcataagttgtttgcataagctcaaaagaaaaggaaaaaagctAGGCGAAACGGTACTTTATTATAGTAATATATTAAAAGATATtccaaatattattatagtagTTGAAAAATgtagtaaaaagtaaaaacttcCAAATAGAGGGGAGGAGTAGCGTGACGGTGAAGAAAGGGCCCACACCAATATGATGACCCAATTTTCTGTGGCTTTCGGCAAAGCTTTTAAGCGCGTGAAATGCAACTCCGTTTCTCATCATTCTTTCATCAATGCAAATAACAACGTAGAAGTGTTCTTTTTTTGTTCGCACATTGTTGATGGATCCCAATTCCCACACATGCAGTGCACTCAATTCAATATTCAATTTGGATTCATATGCATTATGTTGCTATTGGCCCTAAATAATCCGATAACCAAAAACATTTAGATGAGATAACACATAAATTTCGTTAACGGGACATGTAACATTGTAATTGTAGTAGGTGCTACTAACACCTCTATTTAGCTATTTTTGGTgcaactaataaaataaaatactttttctGGTGGATTCTAGGATGAGGGCTCTATCAAGTCCCTCATCGGTGTACCACTTAATTTCACCGTTGGATTAAATTAATCTACTTGATCTAATATTTCATCACCACATCAGATCCAGTTTCTTCCTCATAGTGTTTGGCAGTTCTCTCACCGGAAGTTTTTGTGTTTTCTCTCTGTCAACCGCCCGCATATAATTTACTATAGGTTtagaattgaaatttattttatcatcgAAACATAGTCCAGAAAAATTGATCAGCAAAAAAGACATCAACCacccattttgaaaattaattaaatcttGCATTAAAGAAAcgaagaacaaaaaaattgatagaaCAATAACGGTGACAAGCTTCAGAAAGGTATACAATGAAATATGGATAACATTATTGATTATGCTTCACACTTAAAGCAATTGTAGTAAGTTGAGAAGCATCATTATTAAGAATATAAACTAGGAACTTCTTTTGTTTGACAGttcttttaattaaatacaGACAATGGAAGGAAAAAGAAcaaagagaggaaaaaaagtgCAGGCCATGGAAAGAGATTGATCAGATCTACaaggaagagagaaagaaattggatCTGGTGTGGTAATGAAATATTAGATCAAGTAGGTTAATTTAATCCAACGGTGATATTAAgtggtacaccggtgagggacttgaTAGAGCCCTCACCTTAGAATCCACCACTTTTTCTATCAACTTCATCAATATtctttaacttatttttcatgAATAAAATACAAAGAATTTTCatgaataaaatacaaaaaatataggTGTGTGTGTACTAAGGCAAAATGTAGGACATGTTACCATGCAGCATGGGAAATGGGACACCAATTCCTCCGCATAGTGACAAGCGGCAGAGTTAAGGGATCATAACTCATAAGCATGAACGTGCCTCTCTATTCCTCCAAGACATTATTTCCTTCTTTCTAGAGATCACTCTTTGTTTCCATTTTTCATCTCTGAAAAGAGTGATCCGATCATTTCGCTACATATCATATTCATAGGATACTGTAGTAGGGTGTTGAAAACGTGTATGAAAAGTTCTTAGCCATCGAGGGTTCGGCCAGAAGTTAAGTAAAGTTTTGTTCCAATCAAGATCCGAATTCGAATTTTTCTAGATGATTCGTCCTTAACTGAAAACCACTATTAAACACTTGAGTTCAACCATAGTGTTGAAAAGTTTTGGTGTCTAGTACCGCGTCAACACTCAACATACAATTTCGAAAAACAATGCAAGGCATGAAGGTTGGAAAAACAATACCAATTAAGGACGGCGGGTAGTATATAATATAACAAAACCCAACTAGACTGTAAGTTGTTCCCTAAAGGAATAAGCATTTATGGAATAAATTATTCTAGACTGAAATTTGATATCCTGTTTTCAAACAGATGCCTAAATTTGACTAATGCTGCATCAATTGAAGAAACTTCAAAGTTATGGATTCAAAACTAAAACATGGTCTCCAAAGCAAGTTAACCTTTTGAGGCACAATCTAGGCATTTGAAAGTTTTAGTAGTAAGAAGACCACATCTTTAAGAACACAACAAACATTAGAAAGTACCCTAAGCAGAAGCAGGTTGGTGGTTTATGGCCAATGGAGGACGAACAGCTCGGTGGGCTTCCTCCTTCTCTTTGCGAGCCTTGTACATCTCCTCTGTCTCAACAACAACTAACCTCTTGACCTATATCAAATACAAAGTTTACCAATCTTAGTATACATGATGGAGATAGGTCATTTCAAGAtggatttgataaaaaaaaaaacttgtgttAAAAACCTGTTGGATCATTCCCCTAACAGTGGGTGTGTTCCATCGCATGACAGTTCGGTTGCATTTGCCAAGGCGTAGTGCTTCCAAAGTCTTCCTATGTTGCTTCCTGGTCCCGGGAATTCCCCTCACAAGAGTTATATAGAGATTGGGGCTATAAGCAATTGGGACACAGGCTTTATATGCCTTGAACGCATTCATACTCATGCCTACAGCTTGAAGTCAGAACAGCAATAACAACAAATCAAGTTAATACAGTTTATTTTTTCCTAACTAGATAGCAGCTGTATTTGCATGTAtgtataataatagataaagataaatttaaataaattggaAGGCAATCATTTAGAGATTCAGTCATTCCTGGTTCAGTTAATTGAACCAAAATAAACAGCTCCATTTTATTTTCGGTTTTCACAAACTGAACTATTGTCATCCACTCATCCCCTCACTAACTAGTATTGGGTTTCGTGAATTGATTTAGATTCTAAAACTGGTTTAAAACAAGTACTTTGTCTAAACTATTTACACCAACTATCCATAACGTTTCAAATACATGCTAGCAATGACACCAAACATCATGGTTGTCCATCCTCTCCATGAGTCACTTGGATAATATCAATTCTAAATCATTCTAAATAATAATGACTTCCTGGTAAATAATAAGCTCAACCATATTTATATACACACTGAAAAATAATTGTTATGAAGCATGAATCAGGAAGCACACATGAGAACTAGCAATCATTTGATGTTATGTTAAACTGTCCTCCATACTAAATAGCCAACAGATTCAGACCTGCCTCCCAAAATATGCTTGACTAAAGTTCTATCCAATTTAAGCATATGTTGCAAGAAGTTCCTGAGTAATGAACTAAGAATGGACAACAGAAGAATAATCCACTCGCTGAAGTTTTAATCATCATGAAAACAAAAGCGACCTTTATACAATGAAGCTAATGTCATTAAATTACTAGTTTAAACTATTATGTAatgcttgtcaaaaaaaaaaaaaaaactattatgtAATGTCCCCCTGGTTCTAATATCTGTTAACAACATCCTTCCTTTCCCTTTTGCATAGCGGAAATTAAATTCTCAAATAATTGATTATATCATTTAAAACCAAAGTCTATAACATCAGAAAATTGACATGTCCCTGGGATATTTATATTAGCAATCTTAGATTATTACGCCAGTTAAGGAGAATAGATTGAGTTGAGAATTTGGATTAACTCAATATTAAGATCTCTACACTTGTTTAAGATTAAATATATGAATGGTTGTTTTGCACGAGTTCTTAATTTAGTGTTAATTGTTATAGCCTCTGGATTAAGAATCCATAAGAAATGGAGGCATTCAATCAGCAATCCTGTTACTATATGCAAACCACTACTTCGCCGTGCCAATCGGGAGAGTCGGTCAGCAATAGAGGTATGTATGTTGTAAGAAGAGTATGGTGCATAACGGTAGAAAACTTAATTTCAAGCcattatgaaaaataattaaatgaagagagctaggtttttttttttggtacattaacAGAGCTAAGTTTTATAACTGGGGAACATACAGAACTAAGTTTTATATAGAGATTGGGGCTATAAGCAATTGGGAGACAGGCCTTATATGCCTTGAACGCATTCATACACATGCCTACAACTTGAAGTCAGAACAGCAATAACAACAAATCGAGTTAATAcggttttttaatttttctaactAGATAGAAATTGTATTTGCATGTATGTACAAGTACAATAACAGATaaagataaatttaaataaaataaaattggaaggTAGCTTTGTTTGCGAGTTTGGTGGAGAGAGTTTTGGAAAAAAAGGAGCAAGTGGAAAGAATAGAGGACTTTGGAAGGGGAAAGCTATAGGAGattcatttttcttcataatacaAAATCCTCCTAATTTTGAGGAACTCAAAATTGTATTGGAGGAGGTTTTTGGAGGGTTTATATGAATTCTTCAAATTTAATATATGTTGTTATAAtattctcaaaataaaaaaaaaaatattaatccaaaaataatattaatcaaAAGCATTCATTTATCCCTACAAAAACACTTCTTCAAAAAATGTGGAcgatttttctatt from Trifolium pratense cultivar HEN17-A07 linkage group LG5, ARS_RC_1.1, whole genome shotgun sequence encodes:
- the LOC123883160 gene encoding 50S ribosomal protein L30-like — encoded protein: MSMNAFKAYKACVPIAYSPNLYITLVRGIPGTRKQHRKTLEALRLGKCNRTVMRWNTPTVRGMIQQVKRLVVVETEEMYKARKEKEEAHRAVRPPLAINHQPASA